A single window of Xylocopilactobacillus apicola DNA harbors:
- the glmS gene encoding glutamine--fructose-6-phosphate transaminase (isomerizing): MCGIVGVIGREDTTEILLNGLEKLEYRGYDSAGIFVTSEHGEGHLVKEKGKIADLRAAVGSEVQGTLGIGHTRWATHGIPSDHNAHPQVSANGRFYLVHNGVLENYEELKAKYLSNVTFTSETDTEVAVQLVEYLVDQEGLDVLAAFRKMVSMMKGSYAFLMIDQTQPDQLYVAKNKSPLLIGLADGFNVVCSDSLAMLSLTHEFDELHDGETAIVTSDHVEIFDPNYQVVERKPYKVSLDADAVDKGTYPFFMLKEIDEQPAVIRRLVSTYLGERDDYRFDPQLIAKMAEADQIYIVAAGTSYHAGLAAKQIVEEVAKMPVAVELASEFGYHLPILSKRPFFVFLSQSGETADSRQVLVKMKELGYPSLTITNVDRSTLSREADFTVLLNAGPEIAVASTKAYTAQITVMALLAKALGQKLGTDDGKIDLRSELSLAANAMQTIVDNKEAIEGYAKEFFETTPKAFYIGRGQDYFASLEAALKLKEISYIQAEGFAAGELKHGTISLIENGTPVIALITDQATAGLTRGNIKEVEARGAKTLKIVSENLAESADQLVLPAIASVLSPLLTVIPAQLLAYYATIQRGYNVDQPRNLAKSVTVE; encoded by the coding sequence ATGTGTGGAATTGTCGGCGTCATCGGACGTGAAGATACGACAGAAATCTTATTGAACGGATTAGAAAAATTAGAATATCGTGGCTACGACTCAGCTGGCATCTTCGTGACTTCAGAGCACGGAGAGGGTCATCTGGTGAAAGAAAAGGGCAAAATCGCAGATTTGCGGGCAGCCGTCGGCTCTGAGGTTCAGGGAACGCTCGGAATTGGGCATACCAGATGGGCAACGCACGGAATCCCCAGCGACCACAACGCGCACCCGCAGGTTTCGGCTAACGGTCGTTTCTACCTTGTGCACAACGGCGTGCTTGAAAACTACGAAGAATTAAAAGCAAAATACTTGTCAAACGTTACTTTTACTAGTGAAACTGACACCGAAGTGGCAGTCCAGCTCGTGGAATATCTTGTCGACCAAGAGGGCTTAGACGTGCTGGCAGCTTTTCGCAAAATGGTCAGCATGATGAAAGGCTCTTACGCTTTCTTGATGATCGACCAAACTCAGCCAGATCAGCTTTACGTTGCCAAGAACAAAAGCCCGCTCTTGATCGGCTTGGCAGACGGCTTTAACGTAGTCTGCTCCGACAGTCTGGCGATGCTGAGCCTGACTCACGAATTCGACGAACTCCATGACGGCGAAACAGCGATCGTCACTAGCGACCACGTTGAAATCTTCGACCCCAACTATCAGGTGGTCGAACGGAAGCCTTACAAAGTTTCCTTGGACGCCGATGCAGTCGACAAGGGAACTTATCCTTTCTTTATGTTAAAAGAAATCGACGAACAGCCAGCAGTAATCCGCCGCTTAGTGAGCACTTACTTAGGCGAACGTGATGACTATCGCTTTGATCCGCAGCTAATTGCCAAAATGGCTGAGGCTGATCAAATTTATATCGTCGCAGCAGGTACAAGTTATCATGCAGGTCTTGCGGCGAAACAAATCGTCGAGGAAGTCGCTAAAATGCCGGTCGCCGTTGAGCTGGCTAGCGAGTTTGGCTACCACCTGCCAATCCTTTCCAAGCGCCCGTTCTTCGTCTTCTTGTCCCAAAGCGGCGAGACCGCAGACAGCCGCCAAGTGCTGGTCAAGATGAAAGAGCTGGGCTACCCGAGCTTGACGATCACAAACGTTGACCGCTCAACGCTTTCTCGTGAGGCTGATTTCACTGTTTTGCTAAACGCTGGTCCCGAAATTGCGGTGGCTTCGACGAAAGCTTATACAGCTCAGATTACCGTCATGGCGCTGTTGGCTAAAGCCTTAGGGCAAAAGCTCGGCACCGACGATGGCAAAATTGATCTGCGCAGCGAACTCAGTCTAGCAGCAAATGCGATGCAGACAATTGTGGATAACAAGGAAGCAATCGAAGGATACGCCAAAGAATTCTTCGAAACGACGCCAAAAGCGTTCTACATCGGACGTGGTCAGGACTACTTTGCGAGCTTGGAAGCAGCGTTGAAGCTAAAAGAGATCTCCTACATCCAAGCTGAGGGTTTCGCCGCAGGTGAATTGAAGCATGGCACGATCTCGCTCATTGAAAATGGGACGCCCGTCATTGCGCTTATCACCGATCAGGCAACAGCAGGACTGACACGAGGCAACATTAAAGAAGTCGAGGCTCGGGGAGCGAAAACTTTGAAAATCGTGAGCGAGAACTTGGCAGAATCAGCGGATCAATTGGTGCTGCCAGCCATCGCTTCGGTGCTCTCGCCGCTTCTAACGGTAATCCCAGCGCAACTCTTAGCATATTACGCAACGATTCAGCGGGGCTATAACGTTGATCAACCGAGAAATCTGGCGAAAAGTGTGACGGTTGAATAA
- the clpP gene encoding ATP-dependent Clp endopeptidase proteolytic subunit ClpP produces MLVPTVIENTSRGERAYDIYSRLLKDRIIMLSGEVEDNMANTIIAQLLFLDAQDSNKDIYLYINSPGGVITSGLAILDTMNFIKSDVQTIAMGMAASMASVLLTSGTKGKRFALPNAEVLIHQPLGGAQGQQTDVEIQANHMLETRKKLNQILAKATGQTLKKIQTDTERDNYMTAQEAKDYGLIDDIMTNTPTAKK; encoded by the coding sequence ATGTTAGTACCTACAGTAATTGAGAACACATCACGCGGCGAAAGAGCCTATGACATTTATTCGCGGCTTTTAAAAGACCGGATTATCATGCTGTCCGGCGAAGTTGAAGACAATATGGCTAATACAATCATTGCGCAGCTATTATTTTTGGATGCGCAGGATTCTAACAAAGATATCTACCTCTATATCAATTCCCCTGGCGGCGTGATCACGTCAGGTCTCGCAATTTTGGACACGATGAACTTCATCAAGTCTGACGTGCAGACGATCGCAATGGGGATGGCAGCTTCGATGGCAAGCGTCCTTCTCACAAGCGGCACCAAGGGCAAACGCTTTGCGCTGCCAAATGCGGAAGTCCTAATCCACCAGCCACTTGGCGGTGCTCAGGGTCAGCAGACCGACGTCGAAATCCAGGCTAACCATATGTTAGAAACACGGAAAAAATTGAACCAGATTCTCGCAAAAGCAACTGGTCAAACTTTAAAGAAAATTCAGACTGACACGGAGCGTGATAACTATATGACCGCTCAAGAGGCAAAAGATTACGGCTTGATTGATGATATCATGACTAATACACCAACAGCTAAGAAATAG
- a CDS encoding Rpn family recombination-promoting nuclease/putative transposase: MTRRFITPSNDLVFKKTFTDAENTHILIHLIEDFTGLVVTDIHIDHPYNFNNLEEFKTNERLEYTAVDIYAKLQDGTGVIIELQVAKELQLAERNLYYFAKKYADNYSSKKNITIEKDKYSSLRPVYQIIILYENYFDDDLPIHTFRYRCDETGEKLLDSRGQEDSMIIFLELHKPLDKLSELLRDWFLYFLARELSKEAPKYIVDAQKVSEYVNLKKEERAVLIDIEKRRADSDTFIARVKLNTRAETQAEDRKKFEVELEEERRKFEEQTREKARKMLAKGYDLEDISEITDLSVSEIEKLR, from the coding sequence ATGACAAGAAGATTTATTACGCCGTCGAACGATTTGGTGTTTAAGAAGACGTTCACTGATGCCGAAAATACTCACATTTTGATTCATTTAATTGAAGATTTTACAGGACTCGTCGTTACGGATATTCATATCGACCATCCCTACAACTTCAATAACTTGGAGGAATTCAAGACAAACGAGCGCCTAGAATACACAGCTGTTGATATTTACGCCAAATTACAAGATGGCACGGGAGTAATTATTGAATTACAGGTGGCAAAAGAGTTACAATTAGCGGAGAGAAATTTGTATTATTTTGCCAAGAAATATGCCGACAACTACTCGTCGAAGAAAAACATCACGATTGAAAAGGACAAGTATAGTTCTTTGAGACCAGTGTATCAGATCATAATTTTGTATGAGAATTATTTTGACGATGATCTGCCGATTCATACTTTTAGGTATCGGTGTGATGAGACGGGAGAGAAGTTGTTGGACTCTCGGGGACAAGAAGACTCGATGATCATATTTTTAGAATTACACAAGCCACTGGACAAATTAAGTGAGTTGTTAAGGGATTGGTTTTTGTATTTTCTAGCGAGGGAATTGAGTAAGGAAGCGCCGAAGTACATTGTGGATGCGCAGAAAGTTTCCGAGTATGTGAACTTAAAGAAGGAGGAGCGAGCAGTGTTAATTGACATAGAGAAGAGGCGTGCAGATTCTGATACTTTTATAGCACGCGTTAAGTTGAATACTCGAGCAGAGACTCAAGCGGAGGACCGCAAGAAGTTCGAGGTTGAGTTGGAGGAGGAACGCAGAAAGTTTGAGGAGCAAACGCGAGAGAAAGCCCGCAAAATGCTGGCAAAAGGCTATGACCTGGAGGATATCAGCGAGATCACGGACTTGAGTGTTTCGGAGATCGAAAAGTTGAGATAA
- a CDS encoding lactate/malate family dehydrogenase — MARTVGIMGMGNVGSTVAHIIVAQGLADTLILYDRNQDKVNADTLDFQDAASLLSTHTTVINGQISDMKDCDIIISAIGRIDLIKVGNVDRFVELRSNAPGVSDLSKELKDSGFHGILLVITNPNDVITGLYHKHTGFATNKVLGTGTYLDTSRLKRHVGEALGVDPRSVSGYILGEHGDSQFAAWSTVRVEGRPFTEIAKEKGIDLDQLEKDTRFGGGEVHAGKGYTNYAVATAATSLVQIIFSDAKSEAICSHYNEDFKGYISSPAIIGKNGVERVLELPLTDEENKNLLKSAQTIKEKSEQFS; from the coding sequence ATGGCAAGAACAGTTGGAATTATGGGAATGGGAAACGTTGGCTCGACCGTGGCACACATCATTGTGGCTCAAGGACTTGCGGATACATTGATTTTGTACGATCGAAATCAAGACAAAGTGAATGCTGATACCCTTGATTTTCAGGACGCAGCAAGCTTATTATCAACTCATACCACCGTTATTAATGGTCAAATCTCTGACATGAAAGACTGCGATATTATTATTTCGGCAATCGGGCGAATCGATTTGATCAAGGTAGGCAACGTTGACCGTTTTGTTGAATTGCGATCAAACGCACCGGGAGTGAGCGATCTTTCTAAAGAGTTAAAGGATTCAGGATTTCACGGAATTTTGCTTGTAATTACAAATCCTAATGACGTCATTACTGGTCTCTATCATAAACATACTGGATTTGCAACCAACAAAGTCCTCGGAACTGGTACTTACCTCGACACTTCTCGGCTAAAGCGTCATGTTGGTGAAGCTTTGGGCGTTGATCCTCGTTCGGTGAGCGGTTATATTTTGGGCGAACATGGCGACTCACAATTTGCAGCTTGGTCTACAGTCCGAGTTGAAGGTCGACCATTTACCGAAATCGCTAAAGAAAAAGGCATCGACTTAGACCAATTAGAAAAGGACACGCGGTTTGGCGGCGGCGAGGTTCATGCAGGCAAAGGTTATACCAACTACGCCGTGGCAACAGCTGCAACCAGTCTTGTCCAGATTATTTTCTCCGATGCCAAATCAGAAGCAATTTGCTCTCATTATAATGAAGATTTTAAAGGCTACATTTCTAGTCCCGCAATTATCGGCAAAAATGGCGTTGAGCGCGTCCTTGAGTTGCCTTTGACTGATGAAGAAAACAAGAATTTGCTCAAATCAGCTCAAACAATTAAAGAAAAAAGCGAACAATTTAGTTAA
- a CDS encoding lactate/malate family dehydrogenase, whose translation MARTVGIIGMGHVGATIAHLMVAKGLTDTLILTDSNTDKVNADTLDLKDAASLLSTHTEIINGSISQMKDCDLVIAAVARTDLIKPGETDRFFELKINVPLVKDSAQQLKVSGFHGILLVITNPNDVITGLYQEYTGFPFNKVFGTGTYLDTARLKRNLGTTLAVDPRSITGYMLGEHGDSQFAAWSTVRVAERPFSEFEVDGAQIEEATRFGGQEVFAGKGYTNYAIANAAVSLSEIILSDAKSEAICSHYNKELNSYISTPAIVGRSGVEHDLELPLSESEKEKLQQSAQTIKEKSEQFS comes from the coding sequence ATGGCAAGAACCGTTGGAATCATTGGCATGGGGCATGTTGGAGCAACAATTGCTCACTTGATGGTAGCCAAAGGTCTCACCGACACTTTGATTTTGACTGACAGCAACACCGACAAAGTGAACGCGGATACCCTAGATTTAAAAGATGCCGCCAGCTTGTTGTCCACTCACACAGAAATTATTAATGGCTCAATCTCCCAAATGAAAGATTGCGATCTAGTCATTGCTGCTGTCGCACGGACGGATCTTATCAAGCCAGGCGAGACTGACCGTTTTTTCGAATTAAAAATTAACGTTCCGTTGGTTAAAGATTCTGCGCAGCAGTTGAAAGTTTCTGGTTTTCATGGAATTCTACTGGTTATCACGAATCCCAATGATGTCATCACCGGCCTTTATCAAGAATATACTGGATTTCCTTTCAACAAAGTTTTTGGCACCGGCACTTATCTCGATACAGCGCGCTTAAAACGCAATTTAGGCACAACGCTTGCCGTCGACCCGCGCTCGATCACGGGATATATGCTGGGTGAACACGGGGATTCGCAATTTGCAGCTTGGTCAACCGTCCGGGTCGCTGAGCGACCTTTTAGCGAGTTTGAAGTTGACGGTGCTCAAATTGAAGAAGCAACTCGCTTTGGCGGGCAAGAGGTTTTTGCAGGCAAAGGATACACCAATTACGCCATTGCGAACGCCGCAGTTAGCCTCTCTGAAATTATTCTTTCAGATGCCAAATCCGAGGCGATCTGCTCTCATTATAATAAAGAACTAAACAGTTACATCTCGACTCCAGCTATTGTTGGGCGAAGTGGTGTCGAGCATGACTTGGAGCTTCCGCTCAGTGAAAGCGAAAAGGAAAAGTTGCAACAATCAGCCCAAACAATTAAAGAGAAGAGCGAACAGTTCAGTTAA